The sequence TTTCATCTGCTCCTAATTTTTTTGCCAACTCTAATTTATCAGGATCAACATCACTACCGATAACTTTACAACCATTTGCTTTAAGTAGTTGAACAGTAATCTGTCCTATCAATCCAAGTCCCATAACTGCAACTCTTTCACCAAGCTTCGGCTCACACTGACGTACACCTTGCATGGCAATTGCACCTACTGTCACAAAAGATGCATCAATATCATCTACCCCGTCAGGAATTTTAACCATAAGATTTTTTGGAATATAATTAATTTCACTGTGGTTCGCATAGCCAGCACCACCACAAGCTACACGATCGTCAACAGATAATCCATCTACATTAGAACCTACTTCAATGATTCGTCCTGCACAACTATACCCAAGTGGGATAGGAGTATCTAATTTACTAAAAACTTTTTCAAGTGTATTTTTAACACCTTCTTTTTTCATCTTGTCAACAACTTGTTTAACTAAGTCTGGACGCGCTTTTGCTTTTCCGATCAGTGATTTTTTTGCTAGATCCACCATCAGTTTTTCAGTACCAGCTGACACTAAAGATGCTGTTGTTTGAATAAGTACACCATTTTCTTGGCATACTGGAGCAGGTACATCAAAAAGTCCTAACTCACCTGTTTTATAACTTTGTATCAATTGTTTCATTTTTTATTTTTCCTTTGTTAGATTGTGATAATATATTAAAAGATGACTAGCATGGTTAACTAGGTCAATGCAATATTTTCACATATTTTCAAATATTTTTTTGCTCTGGATTCTGCTGTCTCCATTTCTGACAATCGTTCTGCTCCCTTTACAATTAAATCATTTTGCAGTTGTTTATTTGTAGATAATTCTATTATCTTGTCTGCAATATTTTTAGCATCTAATGGATCAAAATAAAGTGCAGAATCTTTACAAATGTCTTTTGCAAAAGATAAATCTGATGTCAAAATTGGTTTTTTCATTTTCATTGCTTCAGGATAAGATGCTGTAAAACATTCTAGAAGTGTTGGAAGGAAAAGTGCATCACATTGATCATATACAGAAGGACAAAGATCAGTGTTTATTGGTTTAAGCGTAATTACATAGTCTTGTACATCTGAGAATAGTGATTCGTAACTCTCCTGATCAATAGTCAATATAAATTTGTATTGTATTGGCTGTTCTTTCAAGTAAAGAATGATTTCTTTAATAATCTTCAAGTTTTTGTGAGGATAATTATGAGAAATTGTAACTAGTCGAAACTCTGATATTTGACGTTCAGGAAGAGAGGTATTTTGATTAATAGGCTCATTAAAGTATGAGCTATAAGTATTACCAACTACAAATATCTTATCTTCATTTATCTTATGGAATTTAGATAATCTAAATTTTGTATCCTCTGTTTCTGTTACATAAAAATCTGCATTCTTTTTTATAAAATATGCCTTATATAGATTTTCTATTCTCTTCTTGACTCTTTTTAAAAAAGATAATTGACCAAAAGCAGATGAATCAGGATTGATCAACCAAGGTAAAGCAAATCCCATGACGTGTACTGTTTTCGGTGTCCAAAAAGTTGGTCCAAAAATGGAAAAAACAACATTTGGCTGGATAGACTCTTCTAACTTATCCAACTGTTTAATTATCTCTTTTCTATGAGCTAAAGATGATGGTGACTTCTCTATAAGATAAAAATTAAAATTACTTGGAAAGCTTTTTTGATCTATCTGCTTATTTGCAGCTTTCGAAAGAAAAATATGAAAATCATAATCTACATCTAGTAAGCGTAGCTCATTAATAAATGAAATAGCAACTTGTAATCCACCGCCAACATAAAGATTCGAAGTATTAATAATAAGTTTCATATAAGTCCCCTTTGCTCATACTTTATTAATTGTTCTTCAATAGTTCTAATTTTGACAGCAGGATTACCGATATAAATTCCATTTTTTTCTAATCTTCCACGTACTACACTACCTGCACCAACAACAACATTATCTTCAATAACTGTTCCTGGCATTACAATAGAACGTGCTCCTATAAACACATTTCTACCTATTTTAACCGGTGACAAAATAGATTTTTCTTTTTCATTCGCTTTAAGTCTATCAACCGCATAAAGCATTCTTGAAACTGAAAAATCATGTGTAAGGACTCTTACACCAGAAGAAATAACTGTTTTGTCTCCGATCTCTATTAAACTATAGTCAGTCCCATCAAATGAAACTGTTGCAGAAATATAAATAGGATCACCCTCAATTTTCATGCCAAGCTTTTTCATTAATATATTATTATTTTTCATATAAAGACGATGATTAAATTTCCAAACAAGTTTATTTATAAAAAATAAAAATTTATATATTTTTCTCATTAATACCCTTTATAGATTTTTCAATAACTTTTAAAATATTCTTTTCATAGTTTTCTATACTTATTTTAGGAAGTGTACTTTCTACTCCATTCACTAATTTATTATAATATTGAATATCGTGATAGATCGTCTCTAATTTATTTTGTATAGCTTTATAATCAGTAATCGGAACAATACAACCATTAAATTCATCTATAATAATTGAACCAGAATTTACAGTTGTAATTACTGGTACTCCACTTGCTAATGCCTCATAAACAACTGTTGCAGAACCTTCACATAATGATGGGAAAACAAATAAGTCCGCCCACTCATACAATTTCATTATTTCAATTCGTGGTACCATACCGAGAAACTCAATATTTTTATCAAATTTCGAAATATATTCTGATGTAAAAGTTGTTGCACCGGCTAATTTTAAATTTACATTCATATCCTTTACCTGAGTAACTGCTTCTAATAAAGTATGTGCACCTTTATGAATACCAACCTTACCAACAAATAATATATTAAGACTGTGAAAAGGGCCACTTCGTTTTTTATCATGAAATTTAAAAGTATCCGTACTTACACCGTATGGAACCAAATGACATTTATTTCTATTTACACCCATCTTAATGAGACCTTGTAAAACAAAATCAGAAGGGACAATAATTATGTCAGCTAAATCCCATTCACGTTGTTCACGTACAATGTATGGGTGATTATCATCAATAAATATAGAATCATCAATATGATTCCATCGTTT is a genomic window of Sulfurovum sp. XGS-02 containing:
- a CDS encoding DapH/DapD/GlmU-related protein, with the translated sequence MRKIYKFLFFINKLVWKFNHRLYMKNNNILMKKLGMKIEGDPIYISATVSFDGTDYSLIEIGDKTVISSGVRVLTHDFSVSRMLYAVDRLKANEKEKSILSPVKIGRNVFIGARSIVMPGTVIEDNVVVGAGSVVRGRLEKNGIYIGNPAVKIRTIEEQLIKYEQRGLI
- a CDS encoding glycosyltransferase encodes the protein MKLIINTSNLYVGGGLQVAISFINELRLLDVDYDFHIFLSKAANKQIDQKSFPSNFNFYLIEKSPSSLAHRKEIIKQLDKLEESIQPNVVFSIFGPTFWTPKTVHVMGFALPWLINPDSSAFGQLSFLKRVKKRIENLYKAYFIKKNADFYVTETEDTKFRLSKFHKINEDKIFVVGNTYSSYFNEPINQNTSLPERQISEFRLVTISHNYPHKNLKIIKEIILYLKEQPIQYKFILTIDQESYESLFSDVQDYVITLKPINTDLCPSVYDQCDALFLPTLLECFTASYPEAMKMKKPILTSDLSFAKDICKDSALYFDPLDAKNIADKIIELSTNKQLQNDLIVKGAERLSEMETAESRAKKYLKICENIALT
- a CDS encoding glycosyltransferase family 4 protein, which translates into the protein MKKTIKIDVATLGARMHYAVPKILARNNMLHKMYTDFFVGNKAFLLKIISLFSSKSKLLKAAQGRQINELDNSQIVSFDLLGLYKKYLSRKIKSGLDHSNLIIKISKLFNKKMSKYDFHQVDAIYGFNVSSLEIFKFAKNKNIMCILEQMSSPKKIEQELLQSESKRWNHIDDSIFIDDNHPYIVREQREWDLADIIIVPSDFVLQGLIKMGVNRNKCHLVPYGVSTDTFKFHDKKRSGPFHSLNILFVGKVGIHKGAHTLLEAVTQVKDMNVNLKLAGATTFTSEYISKFDKNIEFLGMVPRIEIMKLYEWADLFVFPSLCEGSATVVYEALASGVPVITTVNSGSIIIDEFNGCIVPITDYKAIQNKLETIYHDIQYYNKLVNGVESTLPKISIENYEKNILKVIEKSIKGINEKNI